One Idiomarina loihiensis L2TR genomic window carries:
- the rplU gene encoding 50S ribosomal protein L21, protein MYAVFQSGGKQHRVSEGQIVRLEKLEAATGDVVEFDQVLMVSDGNDVNIGAPFVSGGKVKAEVIDHGRGDKIKIVKFRRRKHSRRQQGHRQWFTEVKITGINS, encoded by the coding sequence ATGTACGCAGTATTCCAAAGTGGCGGTAAGCAGCACCGTGTGTCTGAAGGCCAAATCGTCCGCCTGGAAAAACTGGAAGCAGCTACCGGTGATGTAGTTGAATTCGACCAGGTTTTGATGGTTTCTGACGGCAACGATGTAAACATCGGTGCTCCGTTCGTGTCCGGTGGTAAAGTGAAAGCGGAAGTGATTGATCACGGTCGTGGCGATAAAATTAAAATCGTTAAGTTCCGTCGTCGTAAGCATTCTCGCCGTCAACAAGGCCATCGTCAGTGGTTCACGGAAGTGAAAATCACTGGTATCAACAGCTAA
- the rpmA gene encoding 50S ribosomal protein L27: MAHKKAGGSTKNGRDSESKRLGVKRFGGESVLAGNILVRQRGTKFHAGANVGIGKDHTLFATSEGKVSFDVKGSKNRKFVSVITD, translated from the coding sequence ATGGCACATAAAAAGGCTGGTGGTTCTACTAAAAACGGTCGCGACTCAGAGAGTAAACGTCTCGGTGTTAAGCGCTTCGGTGGTGAGTCTGTGTTAGCAGGCAACATCCTGGTTCGTCAACGTGGTACTAAGTTCCACGCTGGTGCGAACGTTGGTATTGGTAAAGACCACACATTGTTTGCAACCTCAGAAGGCAAAGTGTCTTTTGATGTGAAGGGCAGCAAAAACCGTAAATTTGTGAGCGTTATTACTGACTAA